The genomic window GGTGGGTTGGGGGaagtggagggggtggaggccAGTTGCATGTGTTGTGGATCACATCACTAGAGAGGCTGCCGCAGGGGTACACTGCGCGTCGTCTGTCCCAGCAGAACATCTCCGTGAGTTAAGCATGATCTCTACCCTCGGAAGGGGTGATGCATGTGGGGCACATGCAATCCGCGGCAAGTGAAGTCCTGCGGCGGGCTGAGGAGCCTATCCACCGGTGTGCCGGGGTAGGGCTTTGCAGCCGaagacgtgtgtgtgtgtgtgtgtgtgtgtgaagaggAGCCGCGGTTAGCGTGAGGGAGCTAAAGTACCACCCCAAGACGGCGTTGGGCTGAAGGCGGGTTTCGTTCTTGGGTGCTGTTAGGGGAGGCCGCGACTCAAGGAAGGAATTGGCGAAAGAGTATCAGACTATATAAGCCGGGCGCCGAGCCAAATGACGGCTTCCCTCTCAGCAGCTGAGTAGGAAGGCGAGATATGCGGCGTTGGCGTGagctgcaggtgcagggGAGAGACTGCTGGTGGCACAGCGATGGCGAAGAGATGCTTATAGAGAGAGTTACCGGTAGCGTGTCGGCTCATAGAGGCGGGGGCGATGCCCTCTTTGCCGAGCTGGCCAGCAGTTGCCTCTCTTACACGGGTAAGTGTCGATgacgaagaggcgctgcaaGCGATCGCAcagcgtacacacacacacaaggcggTCAAGGAGGGCAGGCAAAGGGCGCAGGCAACGTAGAGAGAATAGAAacggaaaagagggaggggggaggagggcagccgATGATGCTGGTCCGCATGCACAACGGTGCCGAGTTTGAGGCCAGGGATAAATATGCTCCACGGTTCGGCGAGGCGTATAGGAAGGCGCCTTCTGGGAGgacaagagaaaagaaagtgcCACGTATAGCGCAGTGGCTGTGCCTGTTGCACCTcgtctcgtgtgtgtgtgtgtgcgcgtgctgatACcgtcgcagctgccgcggtggGCGGGCGACATAGAGCATCTCCCACGCAAGACAGCCGCAGCGACTGTCGTACAGAAGTGACCGACCGTGAGGGTGCACAAGATGGGCAAACGAGGCGGCGGGTGCGCGTCGGTGGCAGTACgatgtggaggagagggcgagcaATACACGTGTATAGCTGTACTGTGCCCGTCGGTCATACGGTCGTTTCCTCAGCAGACCCATGCAGCGAGCaacgcagcgacagcaacaaGGCCACTAGTGACCCTTCCGTGCGTGGCAGCTGTGGCCGCGTttgatggcgctgcggtggtgatCGCTTACACTTTTGCAAAGGCGAGCGGGTTCGCGTAGCACACATCGTCGTAGGGCGGACAGGCAATGGTGCCGCGCTTCATGAACATGCCAGGGCTACTCACTGCTGGCTGCACCGTCACCccagtgccaccgccgccgcacgacAGCCAGATGCTCGCGCCGCTTACCAGCACGGCATAGGTGCGTGACGCGTTGTTGCAGTGCACCTTGGCGCAGATGGCACCGACGTTTGTGAATGGGGACTTTACAACCAGATCGCCTGCGTCAAAGCAACGCGCGTTGCCGCCAGTGACGCTGCCCGGCATCGCACCTAGcgagccgccaccgcacccGGTGTTGGAGAGGGGCTGTATCACGGGGCAGTAGTCGCTGTGCGACAGGGAGCCGCCGAGGGTTGGCTGGTTAGGAAAGTATTGGGCGTAGCTTGGCAGAGCTGAGGAGTAGGTAGTGAGGGCGCACTGTCCAATGCTCAGCCGGTccgctgtgcagctgcgcgccgaggagctgcggctgtcgCAGAACACCGTCggggtggttggtggtgCCGCCCGTCAGGCATGGCTCTGTGAAGAGCGCACCCCCTGCGATGGCGCCGAGGGCAACAGGCTCCCCCTGACTGAAGTTGACCTTGTAGAAGCCCATATCCTCCATGGCCGCCAGCGACAGGGAGCTGTACCGTGCCAAACTGAACACAGGTGCCATCAGCTCGTCTTtgcggcgcggcgcttcAGTGCGAAAAAAAAGTGCCCCTGCCCCTGGTTTTCAGCTCGACCCATAAACATGTCCGGTCAAAAAAGCCATCTTGGGCTTGCGCCCGCGCCCCCCAATATTGAACCcggccctttttttttcccccaaAACGGACGGGACAAATGCCCGGGCCTTAAAAGGCGAAGGAAACCAAGCGTTCACCTTTTGGGGGGGGCCGGAAAAAATCGGCCCAAAGGGGGCCCCGAAGGGACTCCCCCGGCCCCCAGGAGGGGCGGAGCGGGGTAAAAACCCCCCGTTGGGGGCCTTGTTGTCTTgtgggttttttttttttcccccNNNNNNNNNNNNNNNNNNNNNNNNNNNNNNNNNNNNNNNNNNNNNNNNNNNNNNNNNNNNNNNNNNNNNNNNNNNNNNNNNNNNNNNNNNNNNNNNNNNNTTTTCGTCCACAGAGCCGCAAGGGACTTTTGTACAGAAGTGACCGACCGGGCGGGTGCCAAGATGGGCAAACGAGGCGGCGGGTGCGCGTCGGTGGCAGTACgatgtggaggagagggcgagcaATACACGTGTATAGCTGTACTGTGCCCGTCGGTCATACGGTCGTTTCCTCAGCAGACCCATGCAGCGAGCaacgcagcgacagcaacaaGGCCACTAGTGACCCTTCCGTGCGTGGCAGCTGTGGCCGCGTttgatggcgctgcggtggtgatCACTTCCACTTCTGCAAAGGCGAGCGGGTTCGCGTAGCACACATCGTCGTAGGGCGGACAGGCAATGGTGCCGCGCTTCATGAACATGCCAGGGCTACTCACTGCTGGCTGCACCGTCACCccagtgccaccgccgccgcacgacAGCCAGATGCTCGCGCCGCTTACCAGCACGGCATAGGTGCGTGACGCGTTGTTGCAGTGCACCTTGGCGCAGATGGCACCGACGTTTGTGGATGGGGACTTTACAACCAGATCGCCTGCGTCAAAGCAACGCGCGTTGCCGCCAGTGACGCTGCCCGGCATCGCACCTAGcgagccgccaccgcacccGGTGTTGGAGAGGGGCTGTATCACGGGGCAGTAGTCGCTGTGCGACAGGGAGCCGCCGAGGGTTGGCTGGTTAGGAAAGTATTGGGCGTAGCTTGGCAGAGCTGAGGAGTAGGTAGTGAGGGCGCACTGTCCAATGCTCAGCCGGTccgctgtgcagctgcgcgccgaggagctgcggctgtcgCAGAACACCGTcggggtgttggtggtgccGCCCGTCAGGCATGGCTCTGTGAAGAGCGCACCCCCTGCGATGGCGCCGAGGGCAACAGGCTCCGCCTGACTGAAGTTGACCTTGTAGAAGCCCATATCCTCCATGGCCGCGAGCGACAAGGAGCTGTAGCGTGCCAGACTGAGCACAGGTGCCATCAGCTCGTCCTtcgcggcgcggcgcttccagtgcgagagagaggtgccCGCTGCGCCTTGATCTTCCAGCTCGACGCCATAAAGCATGTCCGTGTCAGAGATGCCATACTTGGCCTTTGCAGCCGCGCGCACAGCCGATGAGTTGAGCACCGGCACGTTCTTTTTTCCCCGCAGAGACGGGACGGTAGCAAACATGCCGCGTGCCTTGAAgacggcggaggtgaagccgagcgcgtgcagcagttcgtgggcggcggcgcggcgaagACCATTCGTGCTACCAAACGGGCTGCCCCCGTATAGGTCGATCTCCTCCTGCGTCTCCCCTATCGAGGTAGGCAGGTAGCGTGGGTTGAAGTAGACCGCCCCCACGGCTGGGCGGCTCGTGATCGTGGCCGTGTTGGGGTAGTACTGACAGGTGACAGCCCACGCCATGAAGCTCCTCGGAGT from Leishmania braziliensis MHOM/BR/75/M2904 complete genome, chromosome 31 includes these protein-coding regions:
- a CDS encoding GP63-like protein, leishmanolysin-like protein: MSRVPVASWRLGLWLCVLFMYIAFATAAIASSALKVDSNAADELPSPCGHGQVASEQSDLPLTYMTLRRNSNGLRYQVEVNLKRLNASATTDQRAVEPRAAVTVSSDSMDSGWAPIRIAVFTPDLEDQSKYCTAVGQMRPDSSGSLVRCSSVADLLTDAKKRTLISSILPQAVSMHAQRLKVRPPAADTTIVVNTMPGSHCGSFTVPPAHRTVGVPDADFVVYVAAGPTSTPRSFMAWAVTCQYYPNTATITSRPAVGAVYFNPRYLPTSIGETQEEIDLYGGSPFGSTNGLRRAAAHELLHALGFTSAVFKARGMFATVPSLRGKKNVPVLNSSAVRAAAKAKYGISDTDMLYGVELEDQGAAGTSLSHWKRRAAKDELMAPVLSLARYSSLSLAAMEDMGFYKVNFSQAEPVALGAIAGGALFTEPCLTGGTTNTPTVFCDSRSSSARSCTADRLSIGQCALTTYSSALPSYAQYFPNQPTLGGSLSHSDYCPVIQPLSNTGCGGGSLGAMPGSVTGGNARCFDAGDLVVKSPSTNVGAICAKVHCNNASRTYAVLVSGASIWLSCGGGGTGVTVQPAVSSPGMFMKRGTIACPPYDDVCYANPLAFAEVEVITTAAPSNAATAATHGRVTSGLVAVAALLAAWVC